A region from the Tsuneonella mangrovi genome encodes:
- a CDS encoding inositol monophosphatase family protein, giving the protein MAAVPGIIRVMEKAARKAGGRLRRDFGEVEHLQVSRKGPSDFVSKADQIAERTIYDELLHARPDWGFVLEEAGIIEGDPTKPRWVIDPLDGTSNFLHGIPHFAVSIAVQEPKPDGSGWGEVTAGVIYQPIHDETFWAEKSRGAWLHDGRLRVSSRSRLSDALVATGTPYQAHGDFAEWSKIFAALGPQIAGVRRFGAASLDLAWLAAGRYDGFWESGLSPWDTAAGCLLVREAGGFVTDFKGRSLPICDKQVLAGNDTLHSKLHKVLAAALKA; this is encoded by the coding sequence ATGGCAGCCGTACCGGGCATCATACGCGTAATGGAAAAGGCCGCGCGCAAGGCCGGCGGCCGTTTGCGTCGCGACTTCGGCGAAGTCGAGCACTTGCAGGTCAGCCGCAAGGGACCGAGCGACTTCGTGTCAAAGGCGGACCAGATCGCGGAGCGTACGATCTACGACGAACTGCTCCATGCACGGCCCGACTGGGGCTTCGTGCTCGAAGAGGCCGGGATCATCGAGGGTGATCCCACCAAGCCGCGCTGGGTTATCGATCCACTCGACGGCACAAGCAACTTCCTCCACGGCATCCCGCACTTCGCGGTGTCGATCGCGGTTCAGGAGCCCAAGCCCGACGGTTCGGGATGGGGCGAAGTGACCGCAGGGGTAATCTACCAGCCGATCCACGACGAGACATTCTGGGCCGAGAAGAGCCGCGGGGCCTGGCTGCACGATGGGCGATTGCGGGTCTCTTCGCGGTCGCGCCTGTCAGACGCGCTCGTGGCAACCGGCACCCCCTACCAGGCGCACGGCGATTTCGCGGAGTGGAGCAAGATTTTCGCAGCGTTAGGGCCGCAGATTGCCGGGGTCCGCAGGTTCGGTGCGGCCTCGCTCGACCTCGCATGGCTTGCAGCAGGCCGTTATGACGGTTTCTGGGAGAGCGGCCTGAGCCCGTGGGACACCGCGGCCGGATGCCTGCTGGTGCGCGAAGCAGGCGGGTTCGTCACCGACTTCAAGGGCCGCTCGCTGCCGATCTGCGACAAGCAAGTCCTGGCAGGGAACGATACGCTGCATTCCAAGCTTCACAAAGTGCTGGCCGCCGCACTCAAGGCCTGA
- a CDS encoding TIGR03013 family XrtA/PEP-CTERM system glycosyltransferase, giving the protein MIRLFKHYIPHAVMLLGLFDLALLIVAGEVAWIARATQIGTDPGHIGDRLDMLALFAGIVWLAMIAVGTYGSEALRSMRYAGARLLVAVSLGIIALSVIDFVLPGHTFWRSTLFYAMFIAIGLLIANRMLVGTVIGTSAFRRRVLVLGAGERAKRVRELADRQGSGFAVVSFIAMNEGSQVLEEAIPRAAIHDLGRFVENIGASEVILALEERRNSLPLKDLLRIKTMGVHVNEFSSFVERETGRVDLDTLNPSWLIFSDGFSSGRMLSSAAKRVFDVAASGLLLALTLPIIVIFAILVKLDSKGPAFFRQTRIGLYGQEIQLVKLRSMRTDAEKDGAKWAQKDDPRVTRLGKFIRKVRIDELPQVWTVLKGQMSFVGPRPEVPQFVTDLEDKLPFYAERHMVKPGITGWAQINYPYGASVEDARAKLEYDLYYAKNYTPFLDLLILLQTLRVVLWPEGAR; this is encoded by the coding sequence ATGATCCGACTTTTCAAACACTACATCCCGCATGCCGTGATGTTGCTGGGCCTTTTCGACCTTGCGCTGCTCATCGTGGCTGGCGAGGTGGCCTGGATTGCGCGCGCCACGCAGATCGGGACCGACCCCGGACACATCGGAGACCGGCTCGATATGCTCGCGCTGTTTGCCGGGATCGTCTGGTTGGCGATGATTGCCGTGGGGACCTACGGCTCAGAAGCGCTGCGTTCGATGCGCTATGCAGGTGCAAGGCTGCTCGTTGCAGTAAGTCTCGGAATCATTGCCCTTTCAGTGATCGACTTCGTGCTGCCAGGTCACACTTTCTGGCGGTCCACATTGTTCTACGCGATGTTTATCGCGATCGGGCTGTTGATTGCCAACCGGATGCTGGTGGGTACGGTCATCGGCACCAGTGCATTCCGCCGCCGTGTGCTCGTGCTCGGCGCAGGCGAGCGCGCCAAACGTGTACGAGAGTTGGCCGACAGGCAGGGCAGCGGCTTTGCCGTCGTCAGCTTCATTGCCATGAACGAAGGCTCGCAAGTGCTCGAGGAAGCCATTCCGCGCGCCGCTATCCACGACCTCGGTCGCTTCGTCGAGAATATTGGCGCAAGCGAAGTAATTCTGGCGCTTGAAGAGCGCCGGAATTCGCTGCCGCTCAAGGACCTGCTGCGGATCAAGACAATGGGCGTCCACGTAAACGAGTTCTCCAGCTTCGTTGAACGCGAAACCGGCCGCGTCGATCTCGACACGCTTAACCCGAGTTGGCTGATCTTTTCCGACGGGTTCTCTTCCGGGCGGATGCTGTCGAGCGCTGCCAAGCGAGTGTTCGACGTCGCGGCTAGCGGACTGCTGCTTGCATTGACGCTGCCAATCATCGTCATTTTCGCGATCCTCGTGAAGCTCGATAGCAAGGGGCCGGCGTTCTTCCGCCAGACCCGGATCGGGCTCTACGGCCAGGAAATCCAGTTGGTGAAGCTGCGCTCGATGCGGACCGATGCGGAGAAGGACGGCGCCAAATGGGCGCAAAAGGACGATCCGCGCGTAACCCGGCTGGGCAAGTTCATCCGCAAGGTTCGGATCGACGAATTGCCGCAGGTCTGGACGGTACTTAAGGGTCAGATGAGCTTCGTGGGTCCGCGCCCCGAAGTGCCGCAGTTCGTTACCGACCTTGAGGACAAGCTGCCGTTCTATGCCGAGCGCCACATGGTCAAACCAGGCATCACCGGGTGGGCGCAGATCAATTATCCCTATGGCGCATCGGTCGAGGATGCCCGCGCCAAGCTCGAATATGATCTTTACTACGCGAAGAACTACACCCCGTTCCTCGACCTTCTGATTCTGCTGCAGACGCTGCGGGTGGTCCTGTGGCCGGAAGGCGCGCGCTGA
- a CDS encoding isocitrate lyase: protein MTYQNEIGQLKQTIGAQGAPWNAIDGESAARMRLQNRFRTGLDIARYTAKIMREDMAAYDADPAAYTQSLGCWHGFIGQQKMIAIKKHFGTTKRKYLYLSGWMVAALRSDFGPLPDQSMHEKTSVPALIEELYTFLRQADARELGGLFRELDAARERGDEIEAKRIEHAIENHETHVVPIIADIDAGFGNAEATYLLAKKMIEAGACALQIENQVSDEKQCGHQDGKVTVPHEDFLQKIRAIRYAFLELGVEDGIIVARTDSLGAGLTKQIAFSTQPGDLGDQYNAFLDCDEVDPANITNGQVFISREGKLMAPKRLPSNLYQFRKGTGEDRCVLDCITALQNGADLLWIETEKPHIGQIGGMVSRIREVIPNAKLVYNNSPSFNWTLNFRQQVFDAWEAAGKDVSNYDRARLMSVDYDGSDLAAEADERIRTFQADAAREAGIFHHLITLPTYHTAALSTDNLAKRYFGDDGMLGYVKQVQREEIRQGIACVKHQNMAGSDIGDDHKEYFAGEAALKAGGKDNTMNQFAAA, encoded by the coding sequence GTGACCTACCAGAATGAAATCGGCCAGCTGAAGCAGACCATTGGCGCGCAGGGTGCTCCGTGGAATGCTATCGACGGTGAAAGCGCTGCTCGTATGCGGCTGCAGAACCGCTTCCGCACCGGTCTCGACATTGCCCGCTACACCGCGAAGATCATGCGCGAGGACATGGCGGCATACGATGCCGATCCGGCGGCCTACACCCAGTCGCTCGGTTGCTGGCACGGGTTCATCGGCCAGCAGAAGATGATCGCCATCAAGAAGCATTTCGGCACCACCAAGCGCAAGTACCTCTACCTTTCGGGCTGGATGGTTGCCGCGCTGCGCAGCGATTTCGGCCCGCTGCCCGACCAGTCGATGCACGAAAAGACCAGCGTCCCGGCGCTGATCGAGGAACTCTACACGTTCCTCCGCCAAGCGGACGCACGCGAGCTGGGCGGCCTGTTCCGCGAGCTCGATGCCGCTCGTGAGCGCGGTGACGAGATCGAAGCCAAGCGCATCGAGCATGCTATCGAGAACCACGAAACCCACGTTGTGCCAATCATCGCGGACATCGATGCCGGGTTTGGCAACGCCGAGGCGACCTACTTGCTCGCCAAGAAAATGATCGAAGCCGGTGCCTGCGCACTGCAGATCGAAAACCAGGTGTCCGACGAGAAGCAGTGCGGCCATCAGGACGGCAAGGTCACCGTGCCGCACGAGGACTTCCTGCAGAAGATCCGCGCCATCCGCTACGCGTTCCTCGAACTCGGCGTGGAAGACGGGATCATCGTTGCCCGCACCGACTCGCTTGGCGCAGGGCTGACGAAGCAGATTGCCTTCAGCACGCAGCCGGGCGATCTGGGCGACCAGTACAACGCGTTCCTCGACTGCGATGAAGTCGATCCCGCGAACATCACCAACGGCCAGGTCTTTATCAGCCGCGAGGGCAAGCTGATGGCGCCCAAGCGCCTGCCCAGCAACCTTTACCAGTTCCGTAAGGGAACCGGCGAGGACCGCTGTGTACTCGACTGCATCACCGCGCTCCAGAACGGCGCGGACCTGCTGTGGATCGAGACCGAAAAGCCGCACATCGGCCAGATCGGCGGAATGGTCAGCCGCATCCGGGAAGTGATCCCCAACGCCAAGCTGGTCTACAATAATTCGCCCAGCTTCAACTGGACGCTCAACTTCCGCCAGCAGGTGTTCGATGCCTGGGAAGCGGCGGGCAAGGATGTCTCGAATTACGACCGGGCAAGGCTGATGAGCGTCGACTACGACGGCAGCGATCTCGCTGCCGAGGCCGATGAGCGGATCCGCACGTTCCAGGCCGATGCGGCGCGTGAGGCGGGGATTTTCCACCACCTTATCACGCTGCCGACCTACCACACTGCGGCGCTGAGCACCGACAACCTTGCCAAACGCTACTTCGGCGACGACGGCATGCTCGGCTACGTCAAGCAGGTGCAGCGCGAGGAAATCCGCCAAGGTATTGCTTGCGTGAAGCACCAGAACATGGCCGGATCGGACATTGGCGACGACCACAAGGAATACTTTGCCGGCGAAGCGGCCCTCAAGGCCGGCGGCAAGGACAACACCATGAACCAGTTTGCTGCAGCGTAA
- the efp gene encoding elongation factor P gives MKISGVDIRPGNILEYEGGIWKVAKIQHTQPGKGGAYMQVEMKNLQDGRKTNVRFRSADTVEKVRLDTKDYQFLYEDGDILVFMDQETYEQINLPSDLLGDARPFLQDGMQVKLELWEEKPISVELPQQVEATIVEADAVVKGQTASSSYKPAVLDNGVRIMVPPHIESGTRIVVDVYEQAYIGKAN, from the coding sequence CATCCGTCCCGGCAATATCCTCGAATACGAAGGCGGCATCTGGAAAGTCGCCAAGATCCAGCACACCCAGCCCGGCAAGGGCGGAGCCTACATGCAGGTCGAAATGAAGAACCTGCAGGATGGCCGCAAGACCAACGTCCGCTTCCGCAGCGCAGACACGGTCGAGAAGGTGCGGCTCGACACCAAGGACTACCAGTTCCTCTACGAAGACGGCGACATCCTGGTGTTCATGGACCAGGAAACTTACGAGCAGATCAACCTGCCGAGCGACCTGCTGGGCGATGCCCGCCCGTTCCTGCAGGACGGGATGCAGGTGAAGCTCGAGCTGTGGGAAGAAAAGCCGATCAGCGTCGAACTACCGCAGCAAGTCGAAGCGACGATCGTCGAGGCCGACGCGGTGGTGAAGGGGCAGACGGCTTCCTCGAGCTATAAGCCCGCAGTGCTCGACAACGGTGTTCGCATCATGGTCCCGCCGCATATCGAGAGCGGCACCCGGATCGTGGTTGATGTCTACGAGCAGGCCTACATCGGCAAGGCGAACTGA
- a CDS encoding SLC13 family permease, whose protein sequence is MLTLPSLHALAAMLVTIGMFVGFARGRLSTEIVSLLTIAVIAVGLYFFPLPHTLPTDGLTLAFSGFGHYALITICSLMIMGRGLVVTGALDPAARVLEQVFKFNLQIGLLFSLIVAFLLSMLVNDTPVLVLLMPIFVSLAARGAMPASKTLIPLNAAVLIGGMGTTIGTSTNLLVVSIARDLGMPHMNVFHFTPIVLTAAIVALPYLWLVMPRLLRNNQTDEVHEKRRFHTRLRLGEDSMMAGQDLSVMLPRLPDDLEFHDPPVGPLQPQQRLAVSGTHEALEEAMRTLKGDVAPSWIIDRIRRRASESGEDIHVVEVTVTADSRIIGRTLPTSGIADLYGVAVLGIHRPKTLLGERDQYSTGGDLRIAEGDVLLVMGLPNAIEDFARNDSLLVLEGTRELPRRSKAVLAGGIMLGTVGLASIGLLPIAISSLAGAILMFVTGCVRFDRVGRALSARVIVLIAASIALGKVMLESGAADWLGQVLAFGLQFLPPAAVLAAIMIFVTILTNFASNATAATVGTPIAFSISHQLGLPPEPMVLAVLFGCNLCYATPIAYQTNMLIMAEGSYEFRDYLRTGVPLVLLMVTTLSILLVVRYGM, encoded by the coding sequence ATGCTGACGTTACCGTCTCTTCACGCACTGGCCGCGATGCTGGTTACCATCGGGATGTTCGTAGGGTTCGCCCGCGGGCGCCTGTCGACGGAGATCGTGTCGCTGTTGACGATCGCGGTAATCGCAGTCGGCCTCTATTTCTTTCCGTTGCCGCATACCCTGCCGACCGACGGCCTGACGCTCGCGTTTTCGGGGTTTGGTCATTACGCGCTGATCACGATTTGCTCGTTGATGATCATGGGGCGGGGCCTCGTGGTAACCGGCGCGCTCGATCCGGCTGCGCGCGTGCTCGAGCAGGTGTTCAAGTTCAACTTGCAGATCGGGCTTCTGTTCTCGCTGATCGTAGCGTTCCTGCTGTCGATGCTGGTCAACGACACCCCGGTGCTGGTGCTGCTGATGCCGATCTTCGTCAGCCTCGCCGCGCGCGGCGCAATGCCCGCTTCGAAGACGCTGATCCCGCTCAACGCGGCGGTGCTGATCGGCGGGATGGGGACGACTATAGGCACATCGACCAACCTGCTGGTCGTCTCGATCGCGCGCGATCTGGGTATGCCGCACATGAACGTGTTCCACTTCACACCAATCGTCCTGACGGCGGCGATCGTGGCGTTGCCCTACTTGTGGTTGGTTATGCCGCGCCTGCTGCGCAACAACCAGACCGACGAGGTGCACGAGAAGCGACGCTTCCACACGCGCTTGCGGCTCGGCGAAGACAGTATGATGGCCGGACAAGACCTGTCGGTGATGCTGCCACGGCTGCCAGACGATCTCGAATTTCACGATCCGCCGGTTGGTCCGCTTCAACCCCAGCAACGGCTGGCTGTTTCGGGAACGCACGAGGCTCTCGAAGAGGCCATGCGCACGCTGAAGGGCGATGTCGCACCTTCTTGGATTATCGACCGCATTCGCCGTCGTGCATCGGAATCGGGTGAGGACATCCACGTCGTCGAGGTGACCGTGACGGCAGACTCGCGGATCATCGGGCGCACGCTACCGACTTCGGGCATAGCCGATCTATATGGCGTGGCGGTTCTCGGCATCCACCGGCCCAAAACGCTGCTGGGCGAACGCGATCAGTACAGCACCGGCGGCGATCTGCGGATTGCCGAAGGTGACGTACTGCTTGTGATGGGCCTGCCCAATGCAATCGAGGATTTCGCCCGGAATGACAGCCTGCTGGTCCTCGAAGGCACCCGCGAGTTGCCGCGCCGTTCTAAAGCGGTCCTTGCCGGCGGGATCATGCTCGGCACGGTTGGGCTTGCTTCGATCGGACTACTGCCGATCGCGATCTCCTCGCTGGCGGGCGCGATCCTGATGTTCGTGACCGGATGCGTCCGGTTCGACCGGGTCGGACGCGCACTTTCTGCGCGGGTGATCGTGCTGATCGCGGCATCGATCGCACTCGGCAAGGTCATGCTCGAATCGGGCGCAGCCGATTGGCTAGGGCAGGTGCTGGCATTCGGGCTGCAGTTCCTACCCCCAGCGGCGGTGCTGGCCGCCATCATGATTTTCGTGACAATCCTCACCAACTTCGCATCCAACGCGACCGCGGCAACGGTCGGCACGCCAATCGCATTCAGTATCTCGCACCAGCTCGGTCTACCACCCGAACCGATGGTGCTTGCGGTGCTGTTCGGCTGCAACCTGTGTTACGCGACCCCGATCGCCTACCAGACCAACATGCTGATCATGGCCGAGGGCAGCTACGAATTCAGGGACTACCTGCGCACCGGGGTCCCGCTGGTGCTGTTGATGGTGACGACGTTGTCGATCCTGCTGGTCGTCAGGTACGGGATGTAG
- a CDS encoding helix-turn-helix domain-containing protein, translated as MVDSALFAGPAIRRLRKREGLTQAAMAARLSISPSYLNLIERNQRPLSGRVVVKIVDEFDFDPRALREDEAIGGLDGLARRMADARFADLSIDRDELSEFLSAAPQAAAAFVRLYDNTSPQERRDDPIAAARREIERWRNHFADLDVAAEALADELRLSRGDTYTALAERLRERHQLAIRILPRDVMPDSLRRLDLHARQLQLNEMLDPSSRTFQLAYQIAMLEFRDEVITLASGAQMSDETARSFYERHLYGYVAAALTMPYGRFLRACEATGYDFAVLARRFGVGFEQLAHRLTTLQRVGQRGLPFFMARIDRAGQFSKRFAGASGATILESESSCPLWDAHLAFQRPGDLCVQAVMLDGAGAAPAHWLTVARTVDGRGAAGAARFVVILGVEAKLAGDLAIARGVSLRPEDAHAIGSGCALCHVPQCAQRSLPPRGALLHFSALTRGSIPFEFGS; from the coding sequence ATGGTGGATAGCGCCCTGTTTGCCGGACCGGCGATCCGACGCTTGCGCAAACGCGAAGGACTGACACAGGCCGCAATGGCCGCACGCCTGTCGATCTCGCCAAGTTATCTCAACCTGATCGAGCGCAACCAACGCCCCCTATCAGGTCGGGTCGTAGTCAAGATAGTCGATGAATTCGACTTCGACCCGCGTGCCCTCCGCGAGGACGAAGCAATCGGCGGGCTAGACGGACTCGCCCGCCGCATGGCCGATGCCCGATTTGCCGATCTTTCCATCGACCGCGACGAACTGTCCGAATTCCTCTCCGCCGCCCCGCAAGCCGCGGCGGCATTCGTGCGCCTCTACGACAATACCTCGCCGCAGGAGCGACGCGACGATCCGATCGCCGCGGCACGCCGCGAGATCGAGCGTTGGCGCAACCATTTTGCCGACCTCGACGTGGCCGCCGAAGCGTTAGCCGACGAATTGCGGCTCTCGCGCGGCGATACCTACACGGCCTTGGCCGAGCGGCTGCGCGAGCGCCACCAGCTGGCAATCCGCATCCTCCCGCGCGACGTGATGCCTGACAGCTTGCGTCGGCTCGACCTGCACGCGCGGCAACTCCAGCTCAACGAGATGCTCGATCCGTCGAGCCGGACGTTCCAGCTGGCCTACCAGATCGCCATGCTCGAGTTCCGCGATGAAGTGATCACGCTCGCCTCGGGCGCCCAAATGTCCGACGAAACTGCCCGGTCGTTCTACGAACGACACCTTTACGGCTACGTCGCCGCTGCACTGACAATGCCATACGGCCGGTTTCTGCGCGCCTGTGAAGCCACGGGATACGATTTCGCGGTGCTGGCACGGCGCTTCGGTGTGGGTTTCGAGCAACTTGCCCATCGCTTGACGACGCTCCAGCGCGTCGGCCAGCGCGGGCTCCCGTTCTTCATGGCGCGGATCGACCGGGCAGGGCAGTTCTCCAAACGGTTCGCGGGGGCGAGCGGGGCAACGATCCTCGAAAGCGAGTCCAGCTGCCCGCTATGGGACGCGCACCTCGCCTTCCAGCGTCCTGGCGACCTGTGCGTGCAAGCAGTCATGCTCGACGGGGCCGGAGCTGCTCCGGCACATTGGCTTACCGTCGCGCGAACCGTTGACGGGCGGGGAGCAGCGGGTGCCGCGCGCTTCGTGGTCATCCTCGGCGTAGAGGCCAAGCTCGCCGGCGATCTGGCAATTGCGCGGGGTGTTTCGCTGCGTCCCGAAGATGCACATGCGATCGGATCGGGCTGTGCCCTCTGCCACGTTCCGCAATGCGCGCAGAGGTCGCTCCCGCCGCGCGGTGCCCTGCTGCATTTTTCCGCCCTGACGAGAGGCAGCATCCCGTTCGAATTCGGCAGCTGA